The nucleotide window ATTTATATAACAATCATAATTATAagataaaaaaagagagaaaagggtagaacaaagCTTGTTAAGATCTTGAATGGCAAAATGGAGTGCCTTAGTGTTGATAATGATGGTGGTGATTGCTGCTACGGTCACAGTAGAAGCAAATAAGCAAAATGCTTGGATTAAATGTTTTCGCAAATGTTCTAAACCTTGTAAGCCTAACGACGGTAACTGTTATGAACGTTGTAAAATTAAATGTGGTGGCCCAAATCCTCCTCATGGTCCAGGAGGACCCCCTCCTCCATCTAAGTACTAATGTTTCTACTTCTTTTTGTCTATATTCTAATGTTATATGTATTATTAGTGTTTACACAATAAATTTaccaataaattttatattttttatttgcccAGACAGAACTTTATATGAAATGGTATCTGTGGAAGTTCGCGGAAGgaagaaataaattttttataaaaagtttatatagaaagtttgtgagcATTTCTATAGTTTTAATTTCATGTTAAATCGAACAAAAATAttgataatataattatttctaatttttgtttctgCAGGTTATATTAGTCCCAGAAATTAAAGAAAACTATTGaatgacaaaataaaaaaaatattacaaaacaaaactacTAACACAAAATAGATAATTGGTTGTACTACTCACTTATGAGTTTAGATACAATTGTGCCATTTTTTCGAAAATTGGTTGGTCAACAAATTTTG belongs to Brassica rapa cultivar Chiifu-401-42 chromosome A07, CAAS_Brap_v3.01, whole genome shotgun sequence and includes:
- the LOC103828706 gene encoding uncharacterized protein LOC103828706 isoform X1 codes for the protein MAKWSALVLIMMVVIAATVTVEANKQNAWIKCFRKCSKPCKPNDGNCYERCKIKCGGPNPPHGPGGPPPPSKTLYEMVSVEVRGRKK
- the LOC103828706 gene encoding uncharacterized protein LOC103828706 isoform X2 — its product is MAKWSALVLIMMVVIAATVTVEANKQNAWIKCFRKCSKPCKPNDGNCYERCKIKCGGPNPPHGPGGPPPPSKQNFI